In the Microcoleus sp. FACHB-831 genome, CATCACTCTCGACTGTTGCTCCGTTGGGAATAAGGCTGCTGACGGTTTCTGCCTCTGCTGCCTTAGCATCGGCTAGCGCCGCCTGCATTTGACCGTAGAGTTTTTGTTGCAGTTCGACCTGCTGTTGCAGCCGTACTTGCTCCATCTGCTTGTTGGGAAGCGTCGCATATTCGCGCCTCGCTTCCTGCTCCGCCCTGATAGTTGCTACAAGTTGCTGTTGCAGCGTCTCTTTCTGCGTTTGCAAGCCAACGAGCGTGTTAGCGATCTGCTGTCGTGCTGGGTCGAGGCTGCTATCTTTGCGAATTTGACTTGTTAGCGGTTTTGCGATGCCATTGCCGCCAATTACCTCAGCCGCACGCTGCCGCAACTGTTCTTCATAAGCCTTTTGCTTTCGGGCAAGATCGATCATAGTTGGGTGTTCGGGGCGCAAATCCATCTTAAGCAGTTCCCGTTGCGTCTCAACTTGATAAATCTGCGATCGCAAATTCCCAATTATCGGGTCAGCACTCAAAGCAGAAGATGTATAAGCCTGATCTGGAGTTAAACCCAACTTACTTTGCAAACTACGCATCTGGGTTTCAACCCCCCCCAGCGTCATCTTAATCTGCCGTTGCTGCTGTTGAGAGCCAGTAATCGTAGCCAGTACAGTCCCATCCTGAGCCGCCAAAATAGCTGGCCCCTCAGTGCGGACATACTGCTCTAGTTTGCCTTCCACCTCCCGGAGTTGCTGGCTTTCTTGCGGCAAACGTTCGCTAATAGATTGAATAATCGCTCGCAAGCGTGCAGTGTTGATCAAACGGCTTTGCTCTACCATTCCCTGCATTACTGCTTCGAGAGTCTCGCCTGCTCGCTGCGGATCGTTATCACTATAGAAAACTTGAATAACTGATGGCCCTTTTTCTCCTGGCATCTTAATTCGCAGGTTCCTTTCAATCTGTTTGGGATTGCTTTTAACCCGCGCTGCTGCTCCTTTAATTACATTTTCAGACCGCAGAATCGCTTCGTTTAGTTCTTTTCCCTGTTCTTGAATCTGGGTTCCAGTTGTAGAAAATGATGTAGCAGGACGGTTGTAACTCAGTACTCCTACAGCTCTGTAAACAGCCTTTGGTGCTGGCTGTAGAGCAAAGACACCCGCTGCGCCTACACCCAGCGCCAAGCCAGCTAATGGCACTAACTTATGTTTATCTAGGGCGATGAGATAACGCTTGACAATCGGGGGAGTCATGGCCTTTCCTGCAATACGGGTTTTTAATTTATTGGTAAAAGTTAGGAGATATTAATTCAAAACTCAAAACGTGCTGCTTGGCTACGCTAACAAAACCGGAGGCGCGGCGTCTCGGCTCCGCTCATAACTTGACTATTACTAATTTAGCGATTTGTGGAGTTGCCGTCGTTTCTAGTAGGGCTAAACAGATTGGAGGCACTATCTCTTAACGAATCGAAAAATAACAGGAATCCTAGAACATCCCGGAAAGGTTGAGTAAAGACATTAAGCGCATAAGTAACTTTGCTAACAAGACTGCGACCAACGACGATAACATCGTTATTTTGCAGGGGAACGTTTTGAGAAACATTGCCCAGAAGGGCGGCTTTGCCATCTAGTTGCTGGGTAACGGCTTTGCCTTGTTCTGGATCGAAGCGAATTAGGGCAATTTTTCGCAGGTTGGCGGCGTCGGGGGAAGGTGCGATCGCTGCTAAAACATCTACAAATGTACTGCCATTTGCCAAGGTGACGTTGCCAATTCCACCGTTAGCGTAGCTCAAAACTCGGATGTTAATCGAAGGTTGAGCTACGCTAGAGCGCGAAACTAAGTTGCGGTCGTAATCTTGGGTAGTGCCGACTTCTAGCCTTGGTACGACTAAGGCATCCCCATCTTGCAAGCGCAACTCTGGTAATGACTGTCCGTTTTGTAGCGGCGTAAACAAATCAACTCTTTGTTCCAGAATCGATCCATTAACCAGCGATCGCCTCACTATAACCGAACGCAAGTCCGCTTGAGTAGTCGCGCCCCCAGCCACAAGCAGAGCCGGAGCGAGTTGAGAACCTGGCCCCAGCGTGTAATATCCTGGTCTAATTACTTCTCCCGTCACAGTTACTTGAACTGGACGCTGGTTTACTAGGCTTAGGCTGACTTGCGGTTCTATTACATAACGGTTTAAGCCAGAGCGAATTCGTTCTTGGGCTTCTTGCAAAGTTAATCCTACGAGGGGAACGGAACCCAGTAGGGGCGTTATAACATTTCCTTCTTGGTTAATCTGTGCTTGAAAACTAAGGTCTGGAAAACGTAGAACATTGACAGCGATCGCATCTCCTATTCCCAATCGATAGCGGTTAAACTGTGGCGACGGCTGTACGCGAACGGGCTGCGGCGCTGGGTAGCCCACAGGAGGTATGGGATAAGCACGATTAAAAGTAGGTGCTGGTTTCCGACTAGGAGTTTGCTGCGTTCTGCGTCGGGGAGCAGGCGGCGCTGACTGTCCTAAAGAAGGTAAAGTTTGACTTTTGGCAGCACTTGGCAACATTCCATCACCGACTATCCAAAATAGCATTGCCATCGGCAACGTGCAGGCAGTCGTGTAGAGACTCAGCAGCAAGAAAGCTGTTAACCGACAGCACAATTTTGGATTATGCTCGTTCCCAGGGCTGCTGCCCTGGGAATGGGATTTTGGATTAGCAATCATAAATCTAAACGGCTTCCCCGACTCCGGACTCCGGACTCCGGACTATTGACTCTTTCCATCAGTTTTTAACACCTGTGCCATCAAAGCGGCTTGGACTGTTTCACCCAGCGAGATTGCTAGAGGTCGAGCCTTTTCAATTTCGCCGTCAATTGTGCCAAGCGGTGCAATTGGAATCTTGAGACTAACAGCAACCCAAGGAACGCGGCTTCCCTCCCTCTGGGCAGAACGATCTGCGAAAAACCATTGGCTGGGAGCTGGGTGGCCTCCCCCAGACCAAGCGTACCATTGCACGACGGCGTAAGTTTGCTGCTGATTCCAGGCGCGGAAAAACTGGCTCTCGACTTTGGCAATGGGTGAAGTTGGTGCTGTAAACTGCAACTGGCGATAGGAATCTGTTTGCCATTGCTCAACACCGTTAATGTCCATCCACTCCACCTCTGGCTGACCCTTATCATCTTTTTGGGGAAACAACCGCAGAGTTATGGGCTTTTGGTCCTCTCGCTGGATTTCTTGAGTTAACCACTTATGACCGCCAACGATCTCTAGCTCCTGTTTTACAGTCTTCCAGCCCGGAATCGTTAGCCCCTGCTGCTGGAGATTTTTTAGCTGTTTGAGGTTGGCAACTTTTGGTGGATGTGCCCAAGACCACTGTCCGCTGAGGTAGGAGGGAACGGCTGCGATCGCTACCATCAGCAGCAGAAAACACAGCACTAAGACTTTGGGTAATTGCGATCGCTCTATTAACTTGGAAACACTCGCGGTTTTCATAAGTTATTAATAGTTAGTTGATATTCGCCACTTCCAAATTCATACTAATCGCTAACTTCTAAGGTATATCTGTTTATCGCATTCATTAAAACCACAATTAGCCCCAACATACAGGCCGAATAAACGTCACCCCCCCACCCTTCGTGCAACCATGCAAATAAATTATCTTGACCCGTGCCGTGAAAAAAGCTGAGCAAAGTATTGCGAATAATATTAGCAGTGACGCTGATAACTACAGCCCCACTTAACAACAAAATTGCCTTGTTGCGCGAACCCCAAGCACCAGTCCAGTAAAGCAGCATCATTGCCACGTATAAGCTGGTAAACAACATTTTTAGTCCCGCACAAAAAGGTGCTACTTCAACAATTCTTCCCCCCACATATAAATAAATTTCTCTAACCGTCACGTTAAGACCCAGTTGATTCAAAATAAACCCAGCGGTTCCAGCAATAAATTTTTGTAGGGGCAACGTATAGGGAGCAATCAAGTAGGGAACTGCTGTAGGCGTCGCTAAAAATATTAGCAATAGTGGGAAGCTTTGCAGCTTAAAACCAGGTACGCCCTTTATCCACAGGCAAAGTCCGGCTAATATAGCGGGAAAGGATAAATTCACTAAATCAGACAAGCCGCTGAGATACAATATTCCCCCCAAAGTCAGCAATCCAGCACCCACAGGATGCGCTTTATCGGGCAGTTTGCACCACTCGTTCCAGTTGAGCCAAATGATGTAGGCTGCGAAGGGCAGACCAATTAAACCGTGACTGAAATATTCATGTTCAATACTAATGCTTTTTTTTAGCCAACCATCGTACCAATGGACGATTAGGGGAGCATAGAGAACCACCAGCAAACCAATAATAGATACCTCTAGCCAGTAGCGCTCAATTGTACTGGTAACTTTCCGATCGATTTGCATATTTTGTCCTTTGTTAGTTGTTAATTTTCATAAATTGCGAGACGCAATAAATGGGCGTCTCTACAAAAATCATTAATGGCTAATCAACGCTGATTCAATAGCTGTTACCACCATCTTAACTTCGGTGTCGCTCAAGCCAGGATACATCGGCAAAGACAAAATTTCTCTGCACAAAG is a window encoding:
- a CDS encoding tyrosine-protein kinase domain-containing protein; translation: MTPPIVKRYLIALDKHKLVPLAGLALGVGAAGVFALQPAPKAVYRAVGVLSYNRPATSFSTTGTQIQEQGKELNEAILRSENVIKGAAARVKSNPKQIERNLRIKMPGEKGPSVIQVFYSDNDPQRAGETLEAVMQGMVEQSRLINTARLRAIIQSISERLPQESQQLREVEGKLEQYVRTEGPAILAAQDGTVLATITGSQQQQRQIKMTLGGVETQMRSLQSKLGLTPDQAYTSSALSADPIIGNLRSQIYQVETQRELLKMDLRPEHPTMIDLARKQKAYEEQLRQRAAEVIGGNGIAKPLTSQIRKDSSLDPARQQIANTLVGLQTQKETLQQQLVATIRAEQEARREYATLPNKQMEQVRLQQQVELQQKLYGQMQAALADAKAAEAETVSSLIPNGATVESDEKQSPKVPLTVAIGGLLGLLAGGGAIFLLASLDAICHTVEEIRAAMRQREVPLLAELPYLMIFDAELDETPVLLNPDSPYLPFYERFRSNLRRVGSNPVKVVAIASTLTSEGKTVSAYNLAIASARAGKRTLIVEADLRSPSAAKVFNVTPYPDANLEPLRYYHFKNECIRLVPDVENLYIVPSPGPVRQAAAILESDEFRRLLEDARSRFDLVILDTPSLSSCNDALVLQPYTDGIVLVTRPGYSQENILAEAIDEWAEAELPLLGAVINGVDKVISIPRPPRPNLVEAKAAEEQQVETPEEMKDKPTSKQKMKR
- the crtB gene encoding cyanoexosortase B, which translates into the protein MQIDRKVTSTIERYWLEVSIIGLLVVLYAPLIVHWYDGWLKKSISIEHEYFSHGLIGLPFAAYIIWLNWNEWCKLPDKAHPVGAGLLTLGGILYLSGLSDLVNLSFPAILAGLCLWIKGVPGFKLQSFPLLLIFLATPTAVPYLIAPYTLPLQKFIAGTAGFILNQLGLNVTVREIYLYVGGRIVEVAPFCAGLKMLFTSLYVAMMLLYWTGAWGSRNKAILLLSGAVVISVTANIIRNTLLSFFHGTGQDNLFAWLHEGWGGDVYSACMLGLIVVLMNAINRYTLEVSD
- a CDS encoding cyanoexosortase B system-associated protein, encoding MKTASVSKLIERSQLPKVLVLCFLLLMVAIAAVPSYLSGQWSWAHPPKVANLKQLKNLQQQGLTIPGWKTVKQELEIVGGHKWLTQEIQREDQKPITLRLFPQKDDKGQPEVEWMDINGVEQWQTDSYRQLQFTAPTSPIAKVESQFFRAWNQQQTYAVVQWYAWSGGGHPAPSQWFFADRSAQREGSRVPWVAVSLKIPIAPLGTIDGEIEKARPLAISLGETVQAALMAQVLKTDGKSQ
- a CDS encoding polysaccharide biosynthesis/export family protein; translated protein: MIANPKSHSQGSSPGNEHNPKLCCRLTAFLLLSLYTTACTLPMAMLFWIVGDGMLPSAAKSQTLPSLGQSAPPAPRRRTQQTPSRKPAPTFNRAYPIPPVGYPAPQPVRVQPSPQFNRYRLGIGDAIAVNVLRFPDLSFQAQINQEGNVITPLLGSVPLVGLTLQEAQERIRSGLNRYVIEPQVSLSLVNQRPVQVTVTGEVIRPGYYTLGPGSQLAPALLVAGGATTQADLRSVIVRRSLVNGSILEQRVDLFTPLQNGQSLPELRLQDGDALVVPRLEVGTTQDYDRNLVSRSSVAQPSINIRVLSYANGGIGNVTLANGSTFVDVLAAIAPSPDAANLRKIALIRFDPEQGKAVTQQLDGKAALLGNVSQNVPLQNNDVIVVGRSLVSKVTYALNVFTQPFRDVLGFLLFFDSLRDSASNLFSPTRNDGNSTNR